The Medicago truncatula cultivar Jemalong A17 chromosome 4, MtrunA17r5.0-ANR, whole genome shotgun sequence genome includes a region encoding these proteins:
- the LOC25492813 gene encoding uncharacterized protein isoform X2: MEAESNRGFHNEDINSSMSRHAISFQHGAMNNSMSEMVPMGNYFGLSSSSGMVYSGNSTFMNNNHVVSQGGGGNSAGSSSLLVDSVPGLKHDTGLAVEWSLDEQYRLEEGLANYANEPSIMKYIKIAAALPDKTVRDVALRCRWLTRKRRKPDEHSLGKKINYRKDKSLELASQTNLHSTLPPSMGSYSHMSRVMEQSQRTLYDGICGPMKQLMEQNAQAFNQINTNLSTYKLQDNIDLFCHTRHNINSILNDMSEMPGIMSQMPPLPVAINEDLARSILPNRT, translated from the exons ATGGAGGCAGAGTCAAACAGAGGGTTTCATAATGAAGATATAAATTCATCTATGAGTAGACATGCAATATCATTTCAGCATGGTGCTATGAATAATAGCATGTCAGAGATGGTCCCAATGGGTAATTATTTTGGGTTAAGTAGTTCATCTGGGATGGTATATTCTGGAAATTCAACTTTCATGAACAACAACCATGTTGTAAGTCAAGGTGGTGGTGGTAATTCAGCtggttcttcttctcttcttgtTGATTCAGTTCCAGGGCTTAAGCATGACACAGGGTTGGCTGTTGAATGGTCTCTTGATGAACAGTACAGATTGGAAGAGGGTCTTGCCAA TTATGCCAATGAACCAAGTATCATGAAGTACATCAAAATTGCTGCCGCGTTACCTGATAAAACTGTTCGTGATGTTGCTTTGAGGTGTAGGTGGTTGACA AGAAAGCGAAGGAAACCAGATGAACACAGTTTGGGAAAGAAGATCAATTACAGAAAA GATAAGTCGTTGGAGTTAGCATCACAGACAAATTTGCATTCGACGCTACCCCCAAGCATGGGGTCATATTCTCACATGTCACGCGTTATGGAACAAAGTCAACGGACACTATATGATG GAATTTGTGGGCCCATGAAGCAACTCATGGAGCAGAATGCTCAAGCTTTTAATCAAATCAATACCAATTTATCGACGTACAAG TTGCAGGACAACATCGACCTCTTTTGCCACACAAGGCACAATATCAATTCCATTCTAAACGA CATGAGTGAGATGCCTGGCATTATGAGCCAAATGCCGCCACTGCCTGTTGCCATTAACGAGGATCTTGCAAGAAGTATTTTGCCTAATAGAACTTAG
- the LOC25492813 gene encoding uncharacterized protein isoform X1 — MEAESNRGFHNEDINSSMSRHAISFQHGAMNNSMSEMVPMGNYFGLSSSSGMVYSGNSTFMNNNHVVSQGGGGNSAGSSSLLVDSVPGLKHDTGLAVEWSLDEQYRLEEGLANYANEPSIMKYIKIAAALPDKTVRDVALRCRWLTRKRRKPDEHSLGKKINYRKDKSLELASQTNLHSTLPPSMGSYSHMSRVMEQSQRTLYDGICGPMKQLMEQNAQAFNQINTNLSTYKLQDNIDLFCHTRHNINSILNDLCSMSEMPGIMSQMPPLPVAINEDLARSILPNRT, encoded by the exons ATGGAGGCAGAGTCAAACAGAGGGTTTCATAATGAAGATATAAATTCATCTATGAGTAGACATGCAATATCATTTCAGCATGGTGCTATGAATAATAGCATGTCAGAGATGGTCCCAATGGGTAATTATTTTGGGTTAAGTAGTTCATCTGGGATGGTATATTCTGGAAATTCAACTTTCATGAACAACAACCATGTTGTAAGTCAAGGTGGTGGTGGTAATTCAGCtggttcttcttctcttcttgtTGATTCAGTTCCAGGGCTTAAGCATGACACAGGGTTGGCTGTTGAATGGTCTCTTGATGAACAGTACAGATTGGAAGAGGGTCTTGCCAA TTATGCCAATGAACCAAGTATCATGAAGTACATCAAAATTGCTGCCGCGTTACCTGATAAAACTGTTCGTGATGTTGCTTTGAGGTGTAGGTGGTTGACA AGAAAGCGAAGGAAACCAGATGAACACAGTTTGGGAAAGAAGATCAATTACAGAAAA GATAAGTCGTTGGAGTTAGCATCACAGACAAATTTGCATTCGACGCTACCCCCAAGCATGGGGTCATATTCTCACATGTCACGCGTTATGGAACAAAGTCAACGGACACTATATGATG GAATTTGTGGGCCCATGAAGCAACTCATGGAGCAGAATGCTCAAGCTTTTAATCAAATCAATACCAATTTATCGACGTACAAG TTGCAGGACAACATCGACCTCTTTTGCCACACAAGGCACAATATCAATTCCATTCTAAACGA TTTGTGCAGCATGAGTGAGATGCCTGGCATTATGAGCCAAATGCCGCCACTGCCTGTTGCCATTAACGAGGATCTTGCAAGAAGTATTTTGCCTAATAGAACTTAG